From Micromonospora echinospora, one genomic window encodes:
- a CDS encoding site-2 protease family protein, translating into MRASFRLGRVAGVPVGVNWSVLVIFALIAWALAARQFPRAYPGEPVWAYVLAGLAAAVVFFVGLLAHEVAHAVVAKRNGLGVEGITLWLFGGVSELKGDAPNPGAELRIAGIGPLVSLVIGVLFGGVAVALALAGVRGLPVGALSWLAGINLLLAIFNVLPAAPLDGGRLLRAAVWKATGDRTRASVVAARAGWVLGVLLIGLGLWQFLVGAGIGGLWLVLIGWFLIGAATMEERQARLGSALHGVRVADVMTPQPQTASAAMTVGDFVDHYLFAYRHSALPLTEDGRPIGLVTLDRVRHVPAGQRAGTTLAEVACRADELVLARPEEQLTDLLPRLSQCADGRALVVTDGRLVGIVSPSDISRAVQRSSMRDQLAARR; encoded by the coding sequence ATGAGGGCGAGTTTCCGGCTCGGTCGGGTCGCCGGCGTGCCCGTCGGCGTCAACTGGAGCGTCCTGGTCATCTTCGCGCTGATCGCCTGGGCGCTGGCCGCGCGGCAGTTCCCGCGCGCCTACCCGGGGGAGCCGGTCTGGGCGTACGTGCTGGCCGGGCTGGCCGCCGCGGTGGTCTTCTTCGTCGGTCTACTCGCCCACGAGGTCGCCCACGCGGTGGTGGCCAAACGGAACGGGCTGGGGGTCGAGGGCATCACGCTCTGGCTGTTCGGCGGGGTCTCCGAGCTGAAGGGTGACGCGCCAAATCCGGGCGCCGAGCTACGTATCGCCGGTATCGGGCCGCTGGTCAGCCTGGTCATCGGCGTTCTCTTCGGCGGCGTCGCGGTCGCGCTGGCGCTCGCCGGGGTACGCGGGCTGCCGGTGGGCGCGCTCTCCTGGCTGGCCGGCATCAACCTCCTGCTCGCCATCTTCAACGTGCTGCCGGCCGCCCCGCTCGACGGCGGCCGGCTGCTGCGGGCGGCGGTCTGGAAGGCCACCGGCGACCGGACCCGCGCCTCGGTGGTGGCGGCCCGCGCCGGCTGGGTGCTGGGCGTGCTGCTGATCGGACTGGGCCTCTGGCAGTTCCTGGTCGGGGCCGGCATCGGCGGGCTCTGGCTGGTGCTGATCGGCTGGTTCCTGATCGGGGCCGCGACCATGGAGGAACGGCAGGCCCGGCTCGGCTCGGCGCTGCACGGCGTGCGGGTCGCCGACGTGATGACCCCGCAACCGCAGACCGCCTCGGCGGCGATGACCGTCGGCGACTTCGTCGACCACTACCTCTTCGCCTACCGGCACTCGGCGCTGCCGTTGACCGAGGACGGACGGCCGATCGGCCTGGTCACCCTGGACCGGGTCCGGCACGTACCCGCCGGCCAGCGGGCGGGCACCACCCTCGCCGAGGTGGCCTGCCGGGCCGACGAGCTGGTGCTGGCCCGGCCGGAGGAGCAGTTGACCGACCTGCTCCCCCGGCTCAGCCAGTGCGCGGACGGCCGGGCGCTGGTGGTGACCGACGGCCGCCTGGTCGGCATCGTCTCGCCCAGCGACATCAGCCGGGCGGTACAGCGCAGCAGCATGCGCGACCAGCTCGCCGCCCGGCGGTGA
- a CDS encoding DUF2306 domain-containing protein produces MTETRSSPVRPPTAEQPVVGGPPRRWWRRPWMAPLGVVLVLFVAFSLPPYLTLDEGQSRIPPPEGAPLYYPLLVAHVLFASVATLTCWFQVWPWFRQRFPAAHRRIGRVYVFAGVLPAGVIGLYLGAVTPFGPAAQASGVVLAPLWLICTMVGWRRARQRRFVEHRRWMVRSFALTVSIITNRIWGVVFFLLLNPQLETTFHGDEKLMSWMIAGATAWLGWTLPLLAAQWWLDRHPRPRPARAG; encoded by the coding sequence GTGACCGAGACCCGATCCTCCCCTGTCCGCCCGCCCACCGCCGAGCAGCCGGTGGTGGGCGGTCCGCCCCGCCGTTGGTGGCGGCGCCCCTGGATGGCGCCCCTGGGCGTGGTGCTGGTGTTGTTCGTGGCCTTCTCCCTGCCCCCGTACCTGACCCTCGACGAGGGGCAGTCGCGGATCCCGCCGCCGGAGGGCGCGCCGCTCTACTACCCGCTGCTGGTCGCGCACGTCCTCTTCGCCTCGGTCGCCACGCTGACCTGCTGGTTCCAGGTGTGGCCGTGGTTCCGGCAGCGCTTCCCGGCCGCCCACCGCCGGATCGGCCGGGTGTACGTCTTCGCCGGGGTGCTCCCCGCCGGCGTGATCGGCCTCTACCTCGGCGCGGTGACCCCGTTCGGGCCGGCGGCCCAGGCCAGCGGGGTGGTGCTCGCGCCCCTCTGGTTGATCTGCACCATGGTCGGTTGGCGGCGTGCCCGGCAGCGGCGGTTCGTCGAGCACCGCCGGTGGATGGTCCGCAGCTTCGCGCTGACCGTCTCGATCATCACGAACCGGATCTGGGGCGTGGTCTTCTTCCTGCTGCTGAACCCGCAGCTGGAGACCACCTTCCACGGCGACGAGAAACTGATGAGCTGGATGATCGCCGGGGCGACCGCCTGGCTCGGCTGGACGCTGCCGCTGCTCGCCGCGCAGTGGTGGCTGGACCGTCACCCTCGTCCCCGTCCCGCCCGCGCCGGCTGA
- a CDS encoding NAD(P)/FAD-dependent oxidoreductase, translating to MVTAETYDVCVIGGGPAGSTTASYLAKAGLRCIVLEGDRFPRPHVGESLVPRATVALEEIGVLDKIDRAGFARKYGAAWTAAADDAPTADGVVRYRRHFSIPQVAVRFAEREQTGVFHEYTYHVDRARFDTLLLDHAAELGATVLQEARVGRVDLDGPIKRVTFRRHGVTSEVHAPMVVDASGRGTLLGRQLKLKVADPEFKQYAVHSWFEGLDREAASGTTGIGDYTIIHFLPFAGSWMWQIPISDTVTSVGVVTEKARLREAGGDLEKFFDSWVSTRPPLAQALRAARRLRPYTAEGDYSYSMRELCGDGWVLVGDAARFVDPIFSSGVGIALSSARLAASNIIAAAPRGFDRSAFAEFERKSRNATQWWRNFITLYYRLNVLFSSYIRNPEYRLDLIRLLQGDFFDDDEEPAVLGKMREKLALVESNPNHPWHSGLRSLQPQAWRDGSAAR from the coding sequence ATGGTGACTGCCGAGACCTACGACGTCTGCGTCATCGGAGGTGGGCCCGCCGGCTCGACCACCGCGTCGTACCTGGCGAAGGCTGGTCTGCGTTGCATCGTCCTGGAGGGGGACCGGTTTCCCCGCCCGCACGTGGGCGAGTCGCTGGTGCCGAGAGCGACGGTCGCCCTCGAGGAGATCGGCGTGCTGGACAAGATCGACCGGGCCGGATTCGCGCGGAAGTACGGCGCGGCGTGGACGGCCGCGGCGGACGACGCCCCGACGGCCGACGGCGTGGTGCGCTACCGCCGCCACTTCTCCATCCCGCAGGTCGCCGTCCGGTTCGCCGAACGCGAACAGACCGGGGTCTTCCACGAGTACACCTATCACGTCGACCGGGCCCGCTTCGACACGTTGCTGCTGGACCATGCCGCCGAACTGGGCGCGACGGTGCTCCAGGAGGCCCGGGTCGGGCGGGTGGACCTCGACGGGCCGATCAAGCGCGTGACCTTCCGACGGCACGGCGTGACGTCCGAGGTGCACGCGCCGATGGTGGTCGACGCGAGCGGCCGTGGCACCCTGCTCGGCCGTCAACTCAAACTCAAAGTGGCCGATCCGGAGTTCAAGCAGTACGCCGTACACTCCTGGTTCGAGGGCCTCGACCGGGAGGCAGCGAGCGGCACCACCGGCATCGGCGACTACACGATCATCCACTTTCTTCCCTTCGCCGGATCCTGGATGTGGCAGATCCCGATCTCGGACACCGTGACCAGTGTCGGCGTCGTCACCGAGAAGGCCCGCCTGCGCGAGGCGGGTGGCGACCTGGAGAAGTTCTTCGACTCGTGGGTGAGCACCCGGCCACCCCTGGCACAGGCCCTGCGCGCCGCCCGACGACTGCGCCCGTACACCGCGGAGGGCGACTACAGCTACTCGATGCGCGAACTGTGCGGCGACGGTTGGGTGCTCGTCGGCGACGCCGCGCGGTTCGTGGACCCGATCTTCTCCAGCGGTGTCGGCATCGCGCTCAGCAGCGCGCGGCTCGCCGCGAGCAACATCATCGCCGCCGCACCGCGCGGTTTCGACAGGTCCGCGTTCGCCGAGTTCGAGCGCAAGTCGCGCAACGCCACCCAGTGGTGGCGCAACTTCATCACGCTCTACTACCGGCTCAACGTGTTGTTCAGCTCCTACATCCGCAACCCCGAGTATCGGCTCGATCTCATCCGGCTCCTTCAGGGCGACTTCTTCGACGACGACGAGGAGCCGGCGGTGCTCGGCAAGATGAGAGAGAAGTTGGCGTTGGTGGAGAGCAACCCGAACCATCCCTGGCACAGCGGCCTCCGGTCGTTGCAGCCGCAGGCATGGCGGGACGGCTCCGCAGCACGCTGA
- a CDS encoding proteasome protein → MTVVLAIVCSDGVVIGADSQITESDRGLSFPAQKLHPLGPCAAWGGSGARGVLNDLRPILQDSATAILEAPDIGDELQERALPVLKKHYENYIPDVPGEGNGGGVAAYLLAAGYSQGGPWIVEINPNGLIGRYEDVGFHAIGSGAPMAQQAGALLSHFRMTERTVEYGVVGVVRVLEALERTSPSVGRPFSVASIREEGAHHLDDKEIAKALKDAQRWRDLEQEVLDRLFD, encoded by the coding sequence ATGACCGTCGTGCTCGCCATCGTCTGTAGTGACGGGGTGGTGATCGGCGCGGACTCCCAGATCACGGAGAGCGACCGAGGTCTGAGCTTCCCCGCCCAGAAGCTGCACCCGCTGGGCCCGTGCGCCGCCTGGGGCGGCAGCGGCGCACGCGGGGTGCTCAACGACCTGCGCCCCATCCTCCAGGACTCGGCCACCGCCATCCTCGAAGCGCCCGACATCGGCGACGAGTTGCAGGAGCGCGCCCTGCCCGTCCTGAAGAAGCACTACGAGAACTACATCCCGGACGTGCCCGGCGAGGGCAACGGCGGCGGGGTGGCGGCGTACCTGCTCGCGGCGGGCTACAGTCAGGGCGGGCCGTGGATCGTGGAGATCAACCCCAACGGCCTCATCGGCCGGTACGAGGACGTGGGTTTCCACGCCATCGGCTCCGGCGCGCCCATGGCCCAGCAGGCCGGCGCGCTCCTGTCCCACTTCCGCATGACCGAGCGGACCGTCGAGTACGGCGTGGTGGGTGTCGTGCGGGTGCTGGAGGCGCTGGAGCGGACCTCGCCGTCGGTCGGCCGGCCGTTCAGCGTCGCGAGCATCCGCGAGGAGGGCGCCCATCACCTCGACGACAAGGAGATCGCGAAGGCCCTGAAGGACGCCCAGCGCTGGCGCGACCTCGAACAGGAAGTGCTCGACCGGCTGTTCGACTGA
- a CDS encoding alpha-amylase, translating to MLRRRRRTALLAVGLLAGLLAPATVATPPAAAAPSGNKKVIANLFEWNWPSVASECTSTLGPKGYGYVQVSPPQEHVRGNQWWLAYQPVSYRIESRKGTRAQFQSMVNTCHAAGVKVIVDAVVNHMSGQDAGGTGWAGSSYQHYTYPGIYQSQDFHYCGRNGNNDIANYGDRYEVQNCELVNLADLKTESEYVRSRLAAYLNDLLSLGVDGFRMDASKHMPAADIAAIKSKLSRSAYIVQEVIYGAGEPVQPGEYTGNGDVHEFRYGKDLARVFRSERLAYLKNFGEGWGHLPSGVASVFVDNHDTQRDVGGVLTYKDRGIYALANAFMLAWPYGSPTVMSSYTFTNRDAGPPSDGSNKTLNTTCYSGWECEHRWPVIANMVGFRNATEGAGVSNWWDNGYQHIAFSRTGKGFITINDEDFAVNGRTYQTGLPAGRYCDVIHGTFSNGSCSGPVITVDSGGWFAANVPAHDAIAIHVGARLA from the coding sequence ATGCTTCGACGTCGACGCCGTACGGCGCTGCTGGCCGTGGGCCTGCTCGCCGGCCTGCTCGCACCGGCCACGGTGGCAACTCCCCCGGCCGCCGCGGCCCCGTCCGGCAACAAGAAGGTCATCGCGAACCTGTTCGAGTGGAACTGGCCCTCGGTGGCCAGCGAGTGCACCAGCACGCTCGGCCCCAAGGGCTACGGCTACGTCCAGGTCTCGCCCCCGCAGGAGCACGTGCGGGGCAACCAGTGGTGGCTGGCGTACCAGCCGGTCAGCTACCGCATCGAGTCGCGCAAGGGCACCCGCGCGCAGTTCCAGTCCATGGTGAACACCTGCCACGCCGCCGGGGTCAAGGTGATCGTGGACGCGGTGGTCAACCACATGTCCGGCCAGGACGCGGGCGGCACCGGCTGGGCCGGCTCGTCGTACCAGCACTACACCTACCCGGGCATCTACCAGTCGCAGGACTTCCACTACTGCGGGCGCAACGGCAACAACGACATCGCCAACTACGGCGACCGGTACGAGGTGCAGAACTGCGAGCTGGTCAACCTCGCCGACCTGAAGACCGAGTCGGAGTACGTCCGGTCGCGGCTCGCGGCGTACCTCAACGACCTGCTCTCGCTCGGCGTGGACGGCTTCCGGATGGACGCCAGCAAGCACATGCCGGCCGCCGACATCGCCGCGATCAAGAGCAAGCTCTCCCGCTCGGCATACATCGTGCAGGAGGTCATCTACGGCGCGGGTGAGCCGGTCCAACCCGGTGAGTACACCGGCAACGGGGACGTGCACGAGTTCCGCTACGGCAAGGACCTGGCCCGGGTGTTCCGTTCCGAGCGGTTGGCGTACCTGAAGAACTTCGGCGAGGGCTGGGGGCACCTGCCCAGCGGCGTGGCGTCGGTCTTCGTCGACAACCACGACACCCAGCGGGACGTCGGCGGCGTGCTGACCTACAAGGACCGGGGCATCTACGCCCTCGCCAACGCCTTCATGCTGGCCTGGCCGTACGGCTCGCCGACGGTGATGTCGAGCTACACCTTCACCAACCGCGACGCCGGGCCGCCTTCGGACGGCAGCAACAAGACCCTGAACACCACCTGCTACTCCGGCTGGGAGTGCGAGCACCGCTGGCCGGTGATCGCCAACATGGTCGGGTTCCGCAACGCCACCGAGGGGGCCGGCGTCTCGAACTGGTGGGACAACGGCTACCAGCACATCGCGTTCAGCCGGACCGGCAAGGGCTTCATCACGATCAACGACGAGGACTTCGCGGTCAACGGCCGGACCTACCAGACCGGCCTGCCCGCCGGCCGGTACTGCGACGTCATCCACGGCACCTTCAGCAACGGCTCGTGCAGCGGACCGGTGATCACCGTCGACTCCGGCGGCTGGTTCGCCGCGAACGTCCCGGCCCACGACGCCATCGCCATCCACGTGGGCGCCCGGTTGGCGTAG
- a CDS encoding BTAD domain-containing putative transcriptional regulator — MFFGILGPVEARTVDGTAVPLGGRQLRALLALLLLDAGRVVGADRLIDGLHGEHPPAGAANALQSQVSRLRRALRAAGTGVTVEAYPAGYRLAVDPEDVDVHRVTRLDRAARQALAAGAPARAVALLGEALTFWRGEPLADVTAVPFAAAQVARLTELRLGIVSEYAEAALAAGDPHAPISLLSEAVAAHPLRERPRGQLMRALHAAGRSAEALRVYADLRRALAGELGVEPSAELAAVHLAVLRDERRDPVAPPPARLPAQLSSFVGREGELARVTGLLDAGRLVTVTGPGGVGKTRLAIETAGRRAGEVCFVDLAPLPAGARVAPVLLDAFGLRESGLGLPGVTRAPFTGPLVGPHGDSASADADVPVGAGPAGAAALAGGADSAVNRLVTALSDRRMLLLLDNCEHVVADAAPVVRALLAACPHLRILATSREPLGLTGELLCPLSPLPVPSPDAPAGTVATAPALRLFADRAAAVRPDFVLDGDTVDTVRRICAALDGLPLAIELAAVRIRALSPAEVAARLDDRFRLLSRGDRTAAPRHQTLYAVVRWSWDLLSDAERCLLRRLTVFAGGVTVSAAEQVCGGGCGCRGPLLPFSAEEGSPATTRRGCEPETAELLAALVDRSLLEHAGGRYRMLETVRSFGAERLAEAGEDDVLRRAHVTYFLRLASTADGHLRRAEQVDWLHRLRAEHRNLDAALRWAVTADPPLAMRLVGALSAYWYLRGLRGEIAPLAEQVLRVVGPEPPDGLAEEYVLCVVYAVSGGAGAGLADHVRRATALVDAMEHPPRQPFLHVLWAQFAGPPGAELPRRRRLLGADPWSQALGHFGNGFLALFQGLVDTAEAELRQALTGFRSVGDRWGVSQALDGLATIAAWRGADDECLALRDEALGLVRQLGAYEEVADLHCRRAERLLRVGDPDAARVEYGRAADLARRGGMSATAAQVAWGLGEVARLTGDLAGARRQQAEALAHASAGWADAGIRVAALTALGRIALAGGDPDEARTRHREALDSALDQRNGLDIADAAEGLAEVLLRDGAAERAAWLLGVATGLRGLPVTGNREVVAVADRVRAALGDTGYGAAFARGAALGHEEGRALLHDLVRR, encoded by the coding sequence GTGTTCTTCGGCATCCTGGGTCCGGTCGAGGCGCGTACCGTCGACGGGACGGCCGTGCCCCTGGGCGGGCGGCAGCTGCGGGCCCTGCTCGCCCTGCTCCTGCTCGACGCCGGCCGGGTGGTCGGCGCGGACCGCCTGATCGACGGCCTGCACGGCGAACACCCGCCGGCCGGCGCGGCGAACGCGTTGCAGTCCCAGGTCTCCCGGCTCCGCCGGGCGCTGCGTGCCGCCGGCACCGGGGTGACCGTCGAGGCGTACCCGGCCGGGTACCGGCTCGCTGTCGACCCGGAGGACGTCGACGTGCACCGGGTCACCCGGCTCGACCGGGCCGCTCGGCAGGCCCTCGCCGCCGGAGCCCCGGCACGGGCGGTCGCCCTGCTCGGCGAGGCGCTCACGTTCTGGCGGGGCGAGCCGCTCGCCGACGTGACCGCCGTGCCGTTCGCCGCCGCCCAGGTCGCGCGCCTGACCGAGCTGCGGCTGGGCATCGTGTCGGAGTACGCCGAGGCGGCGCTCGCCGCCGGGGACCCGCACGCGCCGATCAGTCTGCTGAGCGAGGCGGTCGCCGCCCACCCCCTGCGGGAACGCCCCCGGGGGCAGCTCATGCGGGCGCTGCACGCCGCCGGCCGGTCGGCCGAGGCGTTACGGGTCTACGCCGACCTGCGTCGTGCCCTCGCCGGGGAACTCGGAGTCGAGCCCTCCGCGGAGCTGGCCGCGGTGCACCTGGCGGTGTTGCGCGACGAGCGCCGTGACCCGGTGGCACCGCCGCCGGCCCGGCTCCCGGCCCAGCTGAGCAGCTTCGTCGGCCGGGAGGGCGAACTGGCCCGGGTGACCGGACTGCTCGACGCCGGACGGCTGGTCACCGTCACCGGTCCGGGTGGGGTCGGCAAGACCCGGCTCGCGATCGAGACGGCCGGCCGGCGTGCCGGTGAGGTCTGCTTCGTCGACCTCGCCCCACTGCCGGCCGGCGCACGGGTCGCGCCCGTCCTGCTCGACGCGTTCGGCCTGCGGGAGTCCGGCCTCGGCCTGCCCGGCGTGACCCGTGCCCCGTTCACCGGCCCGCTCGTCGGCCCACACGGTGACAGCGCGTCAGCCGACGCTGACGTACCGGTGGGTGCCGGACCGGCGGGTGCTGCTGCGCTGGCCGGCGGTGCCGACAGCGCGGTGAACCGCCTGGTCACCGCGCTGTCGGACCGGCGGATGCTGCTCCTGCTCGACAACTGCGAACACGTCGTCGCCGACGCCGCGCCGGTCGTACGCGCTCTCCTCGCCGCCTGCCCGCACCTGCGGATCCTGGCTACCAGCCGGGAACCGCTCGGCCTGACCGGGGAACTGCTCTGCCCGCTCTCCCCGCTGCCGGTGCCGTCCCCGGATGCGCCGGCCGGGACCGTCGCCACCGCCCCGGCGTTGCGTCTCTTCGCCGACCGGGCCGCCGCGGTACGACCGGACTTCGTCCTCGACGGCGACACCGTCGACACGGTACGCCGGATCTGCGCCGCGCTGGACGGCCTGCCGCTGGCGATCGAACTGGCGGCGGTGCGGATACGGGCCCTGTCCCCGGCCGAGGTGGCGGCCCGGCTGGACGACCGGTTCCGGCTGCTGTCCCGGGGCGACCGGACGGCCGCGCCCCGGCACCAGACCCTGTACGCCGTGGTCCGCTGGAGCTGGGACCTGCTCAGCGACGCGGAACGGTGTCTCCTGCGCCGGCTGACCGTCTTCGCCGGTGGGGTGACCGTGTCCGCTGCCGAGCAGGTGTGTGGTGGTGGTTGTGGTTGCAGGGGACCCCTCCTACCGTTTTCTGCCGAGGAGGGGTCCCCTGCAACCACCCGGCGCGGGTGTGAGCCGGAGACTGCCGAACTGCTCGCCGCGTTGGTGGACCGGTCGCTGCTCGAACATGCCGGCGGCCGGTACCGGATGCTGGAGACGGTGCGGAGCTTCGGTGCCGAGCGGCTCGCCGAGGCCGGCGAGGACGACGTGCTCCGCCGGGCCCATGTCACGTACTTCCTCCGCCTGGCCAGCACCGCGGACGGTCACCTGCGCCGGGCGGAGCAGGTCGACTGGCTGCACCGGCTCCGTGCCGAGCACCGCAACCTGGATGCCGCCCTGCGCTGGGCGGTCACCGCCGACCCTCCGCTGGCGATGCGGCTGGTCGGCGCGTTGAGCGCCTACTGGTACCTGCGCGGCCTACGGGGGGAGATCGCCCCGCTGGCGGAACAGGTGCTTCGCGTGGTCGGCCCGGAACCACCCGACGGGCTGGCCGAGGAGTACGTACTCTGCGTGGTGTACGCCGTTTCCGGCGGCGCCGGTGCCGGCCTGGCCGACCACGTACGACGGGCCACCGCCTTGGTCGACGCGATGGAACATCCACCCCGGCAGCCGTTCCTCCACGTCCTGTGGGCACAGTTCGCCGGACCGCCCGGCGCGGAACTGCCCCGACGCAGACGGCTGCTCGGCGCGGACCCGTGGTCGCAGGCGCTCGGTCACTTCGGCAACGGCTTCCTCGCCCTGTTCCAAGGGCTCGTCGACACGGCCGAGGCGGAGCTGCGGCAGGCGCTGACCGGTTTCCGGTCGGTGGGGGACCGGTGGGGCGTGTCGCAGGCGTTGGACGGGTTGGCGACCATCGCCGCCTGGCGTGGCGCGGACGACGAGTGCCTCGCCCTGCGCGACGAGGCCCTGGGCCTGGTGCGGCAGCTCGGCGCGTACGAGGAGGTGGCGGACCTGCACTGCCGGCGGGCCGAGCGGCTGCTGCGCGTCGGTGACCCCGACGCGGCCCGCGTCGAGTACGGGCGGGCCGCCGACCTGGCCCGGCGCGGTGGCATGTCGGCGACGGCCGCCCAGGTCGCCTGGGGCCTCGGCGAGGTGGCCCGGCTGACCGGTGACCTGGCCGGGGCGCGACGGCAGCAGGCCGAGGCGCTGGCCCACGCCTCGGCCGGGTGGGCGGACGCGGGGATCCGGGTGGCCGCGCTGACCGCGCTCGGGCGTATCGCGCTGGCCGGCGGGGATCCCGATGAGGCCCGAACCCGACACCGGGAGGCCCTGGACAGCGCCCTCGATCAGCGCAACGGGCTGGACATCGCCGACGCGGCCGAGGGGCTGGCCGAGGTGCTGCTGCGGGACGGTGCGGCCGAACGGGCGGCCTGGCTGCTCGGCGTGGCGACCGGGCTGCGGGGCCTGCCGGTGACCGGCAACCGGGAGGTCGTCGCGGTGGCCGACAGGGTGCGGGCAGCGCTCGGCGACACCGGTTACGGTGCCGCGTTCGCCCGGGGCGCGGCGCTCGGTCACGAGGAGGGCCGGGCTCTCCTGCATGACCTGGTGCGCCGCTGA